Proteins found in one Sorghum bicolor cultivar BTx623 chromosome 1, Sorghum_bicolor_NCBIv3, whole genome shotgun sequence genomic segment:
- the LOC8054231 gene encoding uncharacterized protein LOC8054231 has translation METAAATARPGAARKRRRSQSPPCEGEGTSELKSARLRFDGDCGAKGAWEHLDLVLSLQSKELSLERKIELAVEFLTTLPNDSSLGHKVHSIQLLRLVSFIGNWVQTILNFPENSKKMLQTFDPALDSRCWAILRVCVEKKPSISISLNLLKSLSRVASHGLARVDSNRSHADNESIELFEQVFDCMSLLFSSNTRAFFNAGVDLWASCAIEVINLAQKVSANEDDFCPVLQKLAYCLLGQFSSFLRFYANPKNIFHAFVDKVLGPLLELLVLLNSQANSSKHKQSGAMLKIVEDVLSNGLFHPQHLSGYFGLSSLNKSSSAKDIKGSYHRHLFQRFKGIKTENKAVLLAGFGYLLQLFVRRARNQRTVALSGTAYRLHKSNEGSEEPQQHRESLFEVFIKFMEPMVLECKSYSQKDFSELGVTRLVEVHCMLKSINVMLITVIEEKIYVPTEDTLEGSYFNFLQDIYSVLISISEKMYKFWMSAVHLEDVSIKKIVPLMFAEIISAVGSFLEIEYKVLGDDLMKLWLMVFALSAINTSSKDIKPCFLLASKISSLAAQVICTFSELRQVSRSIFKLCDAVRAFRVDGPDGVQGSFSVASLSSQECLESLTTLLSSETLMGAIRTSIKSMPQGQSSRCIEELTSDLTETLKWMTDCSLEDDLNKLGDPSIARKSIFCQKAELLGRHLSEIYASVLDSITVTASNSTLVGKSVERLVNAVRPNFSHLVRNESKNFNGFISSIIGKFISKKLRANRQKIPSFSWIFCLFFRLYISCRSLYQQSIGLMPPDVATDATKLMGNPFIVCSGKEWTNPANVVGKGYFALIAENSNSLLDVIESLSESLSRNCASFAPLVYIFHVMALQRLNDLNRQIKALQFLLEDDAWQLDNKDIGSSQLLKESCSLEAAKLTSFMMKYVKLLSSGENGPFGSYEVSGSWDLSLCSLDEVSFPIATWHFLCENIDIWNSHASKKDLKIFFSNLLRFSFTQKIPSMDKEENNGTQSSYREMTLHSISVGVLCDTFIYDQKVLLKNLASSFCHALKKSLSFVTNSDEDNALLDTSPDLMETISNLENEKLIGTVSATTHAHCIEKHWICEDFLNFFSAVPGFHANSKAFIQLINYILHLERLLLLKLLGLRCESCNPIKLLRLFICCRRALINLILKFGKECPEAKQYLAFSEKNGNSYSLVWFLRSVQEIVGSSHKIFDEFTDEVNRLMFSLLDKTSELFSTLASVNSSVYLFDLKKQIESSLDGSPVERETSDYNDQTFDIVDLSALEGVKNMAELLQKTATGIPVTIKDGKCVIKLEDCRNVVCWKRLSCTMSCIGGFLQGLNSALESAFNDHPIASSEDKKMLLQYCSRFSSCISKFGAFVDICVHVLFMDNKDSASRGLVSVRLPQELDCVNGFLNIEAVMDELTKCESRGVDLSKIQYMENVLLENLLKGECPLISFTLREVYNISAAIVKLHGYLSFPSDVSRQTCSPVKQLSLGTMLGTAFITLQKVADLSSWPHMSCLVWIDGVLRYLEVLGSAFTLPELNISIELYTQIVSALLRAIGKCILLQRKNATLPTHEIGSSTKTLQLQNASGYAFPKDFIDMQNRLNSLKSRLRLVLGKFVNIASNTHLNAALQVIERALVGVNQCSHSIYEVYTGNPDGGTVSSDVAAGIDCLYLILDFVPGKKRVFKRTVPGLVGALFNIVLHLQTPHIFYTRKLPPHCTVFHPDAGAAVLMCVEVITSFVGRHSFQIDASHVSQCLHVPLTLFKGFKHLLAKYCNQSVGHHADHVEYILDRQFSVDIYAACCKLLCTTLRHQQREIGHCVALLEDSVSILLSCLESTDSKMVNMAGYFAWNMEEALKCASFFRRIYEEMRQQRETLGKHAMHFLAGYISMFSGQGSFQTGITREIDEALRPGVYSLIDICEESDFQQLHTYLGEGPCRTTLADLVRDYKLHFQYQGKI, from the exons ATGGAGACGGCTGCCGCGACCGCGAGGCCCGGCGCAGCGAGGAAGCGGCGGCGGAGCCAATCGCCGCCTTGCGAAGGGGAGGGTACGAGCGAGCTCAAGTCCGCTAGACTTCGCTTCGACGGCGACTGCGGCGCCAAGGGCGCGTGGGAACACCTCGACCTCGTCCTCTCCCTCCAGAGCAAGGAGCTGTCGCTCGAAAG AAAGATTGAGCTAGCAGTTGAATTTCTAACCACACTGCCAAATGACTCGAGCCTCGGTCATAAGGTGCACAGCATTCAGCTATTGCGCCTGGTGTCATTTATCGGAAACTGGGTGCAGACTATCTTAAATTTCCCTGAGAATAGTAAAAAGATGCTACAGACTTTTGATCCAGCATTGGATAGTAGATGTTGGGCAATTTTGAGAGTTTGTGTTGAAAAGAAGCCATCCATTTCAATATCTCTGAACTTACTTAAATCACTTAGTCGTGTTGCAAGTCATGGTTTGGCAAGAGTTGATAGCAACAGGTCACATGCTGACAATGAATCTATTGAGCTCTTTGAACAAGTGTTTGACTGTATGTCATTGCTTTTCTCCTCCAACACAAGAGCTTTCTTCAATGCAGGTGTAGATTTATGGGCCTCATGTGCTATTGAGGTTATCAATCTTGCCCAGAAGGTTTCAGCAAACGAGGACGATTTCTGCCCTGTTCTTCAGAAACTTGCATATTGCCTCCTTGGGCAATTCTCAAGCTTTCTGAGATTTTACGCAAATCCGAAGAATATTTTCCATGCTTTTGTTGATAAGGTTCTAGGGCCATTGTTGGAATTGTTAGTTTTACTTAATTCACAAGCAAATTCCAGTAAGCACAAGCAATCAGGAGCAATGTTGAAAATTGTTGAAGATGTCTTGTCAAATGGACTGTTTCATCCCCAACATCTTAGTGGATATTTCGGTCTCAGCAGTTTGAATAAATCTTCTTCTGCCAAGGATATCAAAGGAAGCTACCATAGACATCTATTTCAGCGATTCAAAGGAATAAAAACGGAAAACAAGGCTGTATTGCTGGCTGGGTTTGGTTACTTGCTTCAATTGTTTGTCAGGAGAGCTAGAAATCAAAGAACTGTAGCACTGAGTGGAACAGCTTATCGGCTGCACAAAAGCAATGAGGGTTCTGAAGAACCACAACAACATAGAGAATCCCTTTTTGAAGTGTTTATTAAGTTTATGGAACCCATGGTGTTAGAGTGTAAATCGTATTCCCAAAAGGATTTTTCTGAGTTAGGGGTGACAAGGCTAGTAGAGGTCCATTGCATGCTGAAATCCATTAATGTGATGCTGATAACAGTTATTGAAGAGAAGATCTATGTTCCTACAGAGGACACATTGGAAGGATCTTACTTCAACTTTCTGCAAGATATTTACTCTGTCTTGATCTCAATATCTGAAAAGATGTACAAATTCTGGATGTCTGCTGTGCATCTAGAAGATGTAAGCATTAAGAAGATAGTACCTTTAATGTTTGCAGAGATTATTTCTGCAGTTGGCAGTTTTCTAGAAATCGAGTACAAAGTTCTGGGAGATGACCTTATGAAATTGTGGTTAATGGTTTTTGCTTTGTCTGCAATTAATACATCTTCCAAGGACATCAAACCCTGTTTCCTGCTTGCTTCAAAGATTTCAAGCCTTGCAGCCCAAGTGATTTGCACATTCAGTGAGCTTCGTCAG GTATCCCGCTCGATTTTCAAGCTGTGTGATGCTGTGAGAGCATTCAGAGTTGATGGCCCTGATGGAGTACAAGGCTCATTTTCTGTGGCTTCTTTATCGTCCCAGGAATGTTTGGAATCATTGACAACATTGCTGAGTTCTGAAACATTGATGGGTGCTATTCGTACTTCAATTAAGTCGATGCCTCAAGGGCAGTCTAGTCGATGCATAGAGGAGCTTACATCAGATCTCACAGAAACATTAAAATGGATGACAGATTGCAGTTTGGAAGATGATTTAAACAAACTTGGAGATCCGTCCATTGCCAGGAAGTCTATTTTTTGTCAGAAAGCCGAACTTCTTGGCAGGCACTTGTCTGAAATATATGCTAGTGTTCTTGACTCAATAACTGTCACTGCTTCAAATAGTACACTGGTAGGAAAATCTGTTGAAAGGTTGGTAAATGCAGTCCGACCAAATTTCAGTCATTTGGTCAGAAACGAATCAAAAAATTTTAATGGATTCATTTCCTCAATTATTGGAAAATTTATATCTAAAAAACTACGTGCCAACCGGCAGAAGATCCCAAGTTTTTCCTGGATTTTTTGCCTATTCTTTCGCCTATATATATCATGTAGAAGTTTGTATCAGCAATCTATTGGCCTCATGCCTCCAGATGTAGCCACAGATGCAACAAAGTTAATGGGGAATCCATTCATTGTATGCTCAGGAAAGGAGTGGACCAATCCAGCCAATGTTGTCGGAAAGGGTTATTTTGCATTGATTGCTGAAAATTCAAACTCCCTTTTGGATGTTATTGAGAGTTTATCAGAGTCTCTCTCAAGAAATTGTGCTTCGTTTGCTCCACTTGTTTACATCTTTCATGTGATGGCTCTGCAGAGACTCAATGATCTTAACAGGCAGATTAAGGCACTTCAATTTTTGCTTGAAGATGATGCTTGGCAACTAGATAATAAGGATATAGGAAGCTCTCAACTATTAAAGGAATCTTGCAGCCTTGAGGCTGCTAAATTGACAAGTTTTATGATGAAATATGTGAAGCTATTATCTTCAGGAGAAAATGGTCCTTTTGGGTCTTACGAAGTTAGTGGTTCCTGGGATTTGAGTCTATGTTCCTTAGATGAAGTCTCTTTTCCTATAGCCACTTGGCATTTTCTGTGTGAAAACATTGACATTTGGAACTCTCATGCCTCTAAGAAGGATTTAAAGATTTTCTTCTCTAATTTGCTAAGGTTTTCTTTTACTCAAAAGATACCTTCCATGGATAAGGAGGAGAATAATGGCACTCAATCTTCATACAGAGAAATGACTTTGCATAGTATTTCTGTGGGGGTCCTTTGTGATACATTTATCTATGACCAAAAG GTACTCTTGAAGAATTTGGCATCAAGTTTTTGTCATGCTTTGAAGAAATCGTTGTCTTTTGTTACCAACTCTGATGAAGATAATGCCCTTTTGGACACTTCACCTGATTTGATGGAGACAATAAGTAACCTGGAAAATGAGAAGTTGATTGGTACAGTTTCTGCTACTACGCATGCGCATTGCATAGAGAAACACTGGATCTGTGAGGATTTCCTTAATTTCTTCAGTGCTGTTCCTGGATTTCATGCGAATTCCAAGGCATTCATACAGCTTATAAACTATATTCTCCATCTTGAAAG ATTGCTGCTACTTAAATTGCTAGGTCTTCGTTGTGAATCCTGCAATCCCATAAAGTTACTGCGTTTGTTTATATGTTGTCGTAGGGCTCTGATAAATCTCATCTTAAAATTCGGGAAAGAGTGCCCAGAGGCAAAGCAATACTTGGCCTTTTCAGAGAAAAATGGTAACTCATATTCCCTGGTTTGGTTTTTGAGATCTGTTCAGGAAATTGTTGGTTCGTCACATAAGATATTTGACGAGTTTACTGATGAGGTGAATAGGTTGATGTTCTCCTTGTTAGATAAGACATCAGAATTATTTTCTACACTAGCTAGTGTGAATTCATCAGTTTACTTGTTTGATTTAAAGAAACAAATTGAATCTTCCCTGGATGGTAGCCCTGTTGAAAGGGAGACTTCAGACTATAATGATCAGACATTTGATATAGTAGATTTATCAGCCTTGGAGGGTGTCAAAAATATGGCCGAACTGTtacagaagactgcaaccgggATACCTGTTACCATAAAGGACGGGAAGTGTGTTATCAAATTAGAAGACTGCCGTAACGTTGTATGCTGGAAAAGATTGTCATGCACCATGTCTTGCATAGGCGGATTCTTGCAGGGACTTAATTCAGCACTAGAAAGTGCATTCAACGATCATCCAATAGCCAGCTCAGAGGACAAGAAAATGTTACTTCAGTATTGTTCAAGATTTAGCAGTTGTATTTCTAAGTTTGGGGCCTTTGTAGATATTTGCGTTCATGTCTTGTTTATGGATAACAAGGATTCTGCCTCTAGAGGTTTAGTTTCTGTTCGTCTTCCACAAGAGCTGGATTGTGTGAATGGTTTTCTGAATATTGAAGCAGTCATGGATGAATTAACCAAGTGTGAAAGTCGTGGAGTTGATCTGTCTAAGATACAGTATATGGAAAATGTTCTTCTGGAAAACCTGTTGAAAGGCGAATGCCCACTCATATCATTCACTTTGAGAGAGGTATACAATATATCTGCTGCTATTGTTAAGCTGCATGGTTACCTATCCTTTCCAAGTGATGTTTCTAGGCAGACTTGCAGCCCCGTCAAACAGCTTTCATTGGGTACCATGCTTGGGACAGCTTTCATCACTCTACAGAAAGTTGCAGATTTGTCTAGCTGGCCCCACATGTCTTGTCTTGTATGGATTGATGGTGTATTAAGATATCTTGAAGTCTTAGGAAGTGCATTTACATTGCCTGAGCTCAATATCTCAATAGAATTGTATACTCAGATAGTAAGTGCCCTATTGAGGGCTATTGGAAAATGCATCTTACTTCAACGGAAGAATGCAACTCTTCCTACTCATGAGATTGGCTCAAGCACGAAAACACTGCAATTACAGAATGCATCTGGTTATGCTTTTCCAAAAGATTTCATTGATATGCAGAATAGATTAAATTCATTGAAATCAAGGCTTCGACTGGTACTTGGAAAATTTGTCAATATTGCATCAAACACACATCTAAATGCAGCTCTACAAGTAATTGAAAGGGCATTGGTTGGAGTGAATCAGTGCAGTCATTCAATATACGAAGTTTACACTGGAAATCCTGATGGTGGGACAGTTTCTTCTGATGTTGCTGCTGGGATCGACTGCCTCTATCTAATTCTTGATTTTGTACCAG GAAAAAAGCGTGTTTTTAAGAGAACTGTCCCTGGCCTAGTTGGTGCTTTATTCAACATTGTACTGCACCTTCAGACTCCACATATTTTCTACACTCGGAAGCTGCCGCCTCATTGTACTGTGTTCCATCCAGATGCTGGAGCTGCTGTTCTAATGTGTGTGGAGGTTATCACTTCATTTGTGGGAAGGCATTCTTTTCAAATTGATGCATCCCATGTTTCCCAGTGCCTGCATGTTCCTCTGACACTCTTCAAAGGGTTTAAACATCTTCTAGCAAAATATTGCAACCAAAGTGTAGGTCACCATGCAGATCATGTTGAATATATTCTTGATAGACAATTTTCAGTTGATATCTATGCTGCATGTTGCAAATTATTATGCACTACTCTTCGGCACCAACAACG TGAGATTGGGCATTGTGTGGCACTCCTGGAGGATTCAGTAAGCATACTGCTCAGTTGTTTGGAGTCCACTGATTCAAAGATGGTTAACATGGCTGGATATTTTGCCTGGAATATGGAGGAGGCACTAAAATGCGCTTCCTTTTTCAGAAGGATCTATGAAGAG ATGCGCCAGCAGAGAGAAACCCTAGGAAAACATGCCATGCACTTTCTTGCTGGTTATATTTccatgttttctgggcaggGTTCTTTTCAGACAGGGATAACACG AGAAATTGATGAGGCGCTGAGACCTGGTGTATATTCCCTGATTGATATATGCGAGGAAAGTGATTTTCAACAGCTCCACACATACCTGGGTG AGGGCCCATGCCGAACcactcttgctgatctggtgCGTGACTATAAATTACACTTCCAGTATCAGGGCAAGATCTAA
- the LOC8054230 gene encoding strigolactone esterase D14 — protein sequence MLRSTHPPSPTSGSGSSAAPASSSSSDAAMVGGGAAAAGSGAGAGGPSGAKLLQILNVRVVGTGDRVVVLSHGFGTDQSAWSRVLPYLTRDHRVVLYDLVCAGSVNPEHFDFRRYDTLDSYVDDLLAILDALRIPRCAFVGHSVSAMIGILASIRRPELFAKLVLIGASPRFLNDNDYHGGFELPEIQQVFVAMAANYSAWAVGYAPLAVGADVPAAVQEFSRTLFNMRPDISLHVCRTVFNTDLRGVLGMVRSPCVVVQTTRDVSVPASVAAYLRDHLGGRTTVEFLQTEGHLPHLSAPGLLAQVLRRALARY from the exons ATGCTTCGGTCCACGCACCCACCAAGCCCcaccagcggcagcggcagctccGCGGCGCCGGCGTCGTCCAGCAGCTCCGACGCCGCGATGGTCgggggcggcgcggcggcggcgggcagcggcgccggcgccggcgggccGAGCGGCGCCAAGCTGCTGCAGATCCTCAACGTGCGGGTCGTGGGCACCGGCGACCGCGTCGTGGTGCTGTCCCACGGGTTCGGGACGGACCAGTCGGCGTGGAGCCGCGTGCTCCCGTACCTCACCCGCGACCACCGCGTGGTGCTCTACGACCTCGTCTGCGCCGGCAGCGTCAACCCGGAGCACTTCGACTTCCGACGCTACGACACGCTCGACTCGTACGTCGACGACCTCCTCGCCATACTCGACGCGCTCCGCATCCCGCGATGCGCCTTCGTCGGACACTCCGTCTCCGCCATGATCGGGATCCTCGCGTCCATCCGCCGCCCCGAGCTCTTCGCCAAGCTCGTCCTCATCGGCGCATCGCCCAG GTTCCTGAACGACAATGACTACCACGGCgggttcgagctgccggagatCCAGCAGGTGTTCGTCGCGATGGCGGCCAACTACTCGGCGTGGGCGGTCGGGTACGCCCCGCTGGCGGTGGGCGCGGACGTGCCCGCGGCGGTGCAGGAGTTCAGCCGCACCCTCTTCAACATGCGGCCGGACATCTCCCTCCACGTCTGCCGCACCGTCTTCAACACCGACCTCCGCGGCGTGCTGGGCATGGTGCGCTCCCCCTGCGTGGTGGTGCAGACCACCCGCGACGTCTCCGTCCCGGCCTCCGTCGCCGCCTACCTCAGGGACCACCTCGGCGGCCGCACCACCGTCGAGTTCCTCCAGACCGAGGGCCACCTCCCGCACCTCAGCGCCCCAGGCCTCCTCGCCCAGGTGCTCCGCCGCGCGCTCGCCCGGTACTAG